One window of the Oncorhynchus mykiss isolate Arlee chromosome 5, USDA_OmykA_1.1, whole genome shotgun sequence genome contains the following:
- the btc gene encoding probetacellulin has protein sequence MAKACKLYVGIVTALALCKCSLAEWNATEEPANKNVSRYHQGNTNNFTDSIETATQAKWSGHFTKCPKEFRNYCIHGSCRFVKEQNTPSCRCEKGYIGSRCEYVDLAWRIGDQRQIIIACVIAALVFLILLIIFICICAHRHKLCRRKRRRKEETRNGTEKLNMIMMNTNGTHEASSDSVETSNINAI, from the exons ATGGCAAAGGCATGCAAACTATATGTCGGAATAGTCACAG CTTTGGCCCTATGCAAATGTTCTCTGGCTGAATGGAATGCAACTGAGGAGCCGGCCAACAAGAATGTGTCCCGCTATCACCAAGGCAACACAAACAACTTCACAG ACTCAATAGAAACTGCAACTCAAGCCAAATGGAGCGGCCATTTCACCAAATGTCCAAAGGAGTTCAGGAATTACTGTATCCATGGGTCGTGCCGCTTTGTGAAGGAACAGAACACTCCTTCGTGCAG ATGTGAAAAAGGGTACATTGGGTCCAGGTGTGAGTATGTTGATTTGGCCTGGCGTATAGGAGACCAGAGGCAGATCATCATAGCCTGTGTGATAGCAGCGTTGGTCTTCCTCATACTGCTCATCATATTCATCTGCATCTGTGCACA TCGACATAAACTTTGCAGGcggaagaggagaagaaaagaggagaCGAGGAATGGAACAGAGAAGCTCAATATGATTATGATGAACACAAATGGAACGCATGAAGCATCCTCAGATTCAGTAGAAACCTCAAACATCAATGCAATATGA